GCTGGCTTAAACCTTTTGTGTTCGGATATGATCGCCTCACCCTTGGTATCATCAAAACGCAGATCGCGTGTATACTCATCAATGATGTCATCAAGCAACTTATTAGTAGCCTCATCTTCAGTAGACACAGGCATCTTGACATCATATTCCACATTTGGAACAGCAACTGTCTTCTGGATATTCTGAAGGTTCATTTTTTCCTCATTGCCGTTCAGGGCATTGATATAACCAGAACCATCTCCAGAAATATCTATTATCTTGGAACGGTAGCGGTGTTCCACATTAAGGGAATAGTTATACATCCAGAAAGGAACGAATTTCAGTATTGCTGCATTGGCACCACGGATATGTGGAGCAGCCAGGGAATACGCCCTGTCAATGGATATATTAACTGGCGGACAGTGAAGGCTCATAACGATGGGCTCTTCCTGAGCTATTTTTGCCGGAGCTGTAATTGGTTCATAGAAAGATCCCTCTTGCGGTTTTGCTTCCGGCTCATCGAATGCTTCGGACAGGTAAGAGCCTTCAGGAACCATTTCTACGGGCGGAGGGGTTGGAACAGCAGCACGTGGGCGATAATACTGTACTTCCATTGGTCTATTGTCCGGGACAACAACTGGTCGTGGCGGACGTGAAGCCAGAGATTCTTCTAAAGCCCTGGTTTCCACATGAGGAGAAGAACCTGTACCAAATATTGCATTTATAGCCTCTTTTGCAACCTCATCAACACTGCTTAGAACAGATTTCTTAACACATATTGCATCCAGAAGTTGAAGATCTTTGGTAGTTCCTTCCATATCTGCAAGTATGGCCCTGCCAATCCTTGTGGCCACATCGTCGCGTGTCCAAACTGTAAGGCCGGTGTCACGTGCATTGAGCAAGAATGATTCACTTACCTCGCTTGCCAGTATGTAAAGACCCTGACCTTCTGAGACCTGACTTTTAAAGTTCCTTATATCGTCAAGGTCGGGATTATATGACAGTTTAATGAATGTCTTTGAGCCGTTCTTTTCGGCTATCAGGTCAAACCTGAATGATTCGGACATCTCATAGCCCGCTGATATGAAAATATCCCTCAAAATTCGCACTAGTTCCTGTTTCATTATGATCATTATCCATTTTGCCGGTTAACTAAAATAGCTTTCTGTGAATAAAAAAGTAAAGGTAAAAAAGACCCGAACAATGGGTCGATCAGAGGACACGGGTAGTAGTTTCAAGTTCAATCCCTTTATGGGTGACCATATAGGAGATCGTCCTGTTAGGAACCAGCATTCCGCGCATCTTCCGTATCATGATAGTTCTTTCAATTTCACTACCACGTTCCTTTATCCTGAATTCGATAACACCGTCACAAATGTGGCGAAGCGTGTTCTCTGTAATAGGATCATGCATTCCGCTTGTCATTAATATGAGTTGGATAGCTCCGGTCGCCTTTCCAATAGAAGAGATCATTTCAATAGCTTCTACCACATTGTTCAGGCTGTACGCACGCAGGAAATATGATATTGAATCTACAACACCACGATATTTCTGGCTTCTTGGTTGTTTCACGGTTGCTTTAAGAAGACCCATGGAATCTATTCCCTTTTTGAGAAAGTCCTTGGCCGACAGTTCGTTGGTGAACTCTTTAGGAAGAACGCTGTAGAATCTTGGCAGATAAGCATCCACGAATTGCAGGTGGCCATCCTCCATGAATTTTTCTACGTCCCACTTCATGTCCTCCATCTCATGAACTATTTCCTGGGCCGGATGCTCGGAAGTAAAATAGAAGACATCTTCGTTGTTCAGTAGACCACCGTAGACAAATTGCTGAGCAAACATCTCTGAGTTTGCGCCAGGTTCTGCAAGAATAAGAATAGTTGATCCAGGAGGGACTCCGCCTCCAAGCTGTACATCAAGTCCGGCTATACCTGTAGGGATTCTGAATCCACCTGTACCATCAAAACTGTAATCCATTGTAAGACCCCTGATAATAAAAATATTTTGATTTAATTTGCTATGAATTATATTAATACAGATAGATAATAGTATTTTATAGTATATAGCAATTAGTGGTGCACATGATAAATCTCGATGAACTCAAATATGACAATGGTCTTATCCAGGCCATCGCACAGGACAGCAATACCAAAGAAGTGCTCATGTGCGCCTTCATGAACCGGGAAGCTCTTGAGAGAACAATCGAA
The sequence above is a segment of the uncultured Methanolobus sp. genome. Coding sequences within it:
- a CDS encoding ATPase domain-containing protein: MDYSFDGTGGFRIPTGIAGLDVQLGGGVPPGSTILILAEPGANSEMFAQQFVYGGLLNNEDVFYFTSEHPAQEIVHEMEDMKWDVEKFMEDGHLQFVDAYLPRFYSVLPKEFTNELSAKDFLKKGIDSMGLLKATVKQPRSQKYRGVVDSISYFLRAYSLNNVVEAIEMISSIGKATGAIQLILMTSGMHDPITENTLRHICDGVIEFRIKERGSEIERTIMIRKMRGMLVPNRTISYMVTHKGIELETTTRVL